Proteins from one Candidatus Hydrogenedentota bacterium genomic window:
- a CDS encoding leucine-rich repeat domain-containing protein, with amino-acid sequence MRRYSIVLCCLAIVLSGCQFYLPIADFSPSVRAGDLPLEVAFTDLSKDGGQPITNWRWDFGDGTTSTAINPVHTYTERGTYTVSLIVETPWGTSERVVEDLIEVRQVVRFPDARLDATLRAALGIPTASIRVADLETLTTLDGAEAGISNLAGLEFAVNLETLLLESNDLTEIAEIGSLRKLRTLNLRDNAITDISPLAALREVELVDLGINQVTDITPLRDLEHLTELNLERNPDLAEILPLRFRTGLRELSLAFTALTQIEGDPEGDDLGPLGLLTNLEFLDLAANDLRDLGAISELVNLETLILFDCQVEDISPLADLVNLRELQLSANGIADIGVLTAFESLQLLTLQMNQVQDLAPLVANPGLGFNDVVRLTGNPLNADALCSGIPTLEARGVIVEVDQTCVAQ; translated from the coding sequence ATGCGCCGTTATTCCATCGTGTTGTGTTGCCTGGCCATAGTGCTGTCCGGCTGCCAGTTCTATCTGCCCATTGCGGACTTCAGTCCTTCGGTGCGCGCGGGCGATCTGCCGCTGGAGGTTGCCTTCACCGACCTGAGCAAGGACGGCGGCCAGCCCATCACCAACTGGCGCTGGGACTTCGGCGACGGCACGACGAGCACGGCCATCAATCCCGTCCACACCTACACCGAGCGCGGCACCTACACCGTTTCGCTTATCGTGGAGACGCCGTGGGGTACGAGCGAGCGGGTGGTGGAAGATCTCATCGAGGTGCGGCAGGTCGTGCGCTTTCCCGATGCCCGGCTGGACGCGACCCTGCGCGCGGCCCTGGGCATACCCACGGCAAGCATCCGCGTGGCCGATCTGGAAACCCTCACGACGCTGGACGGAGCAGAGGCTGGCATCAGCAACCTTGCCGGCCTGGAATTCGCGGTAAACCTGGAAACGCTTCTGCTCGAATCGAATGATCTCACTGAGATCGCGGAGATCGGGTCCCTGCGGAAGTTGCGTACATTGAACCTCCGCGACAACGCCATCACCGATATCTCACCCCTGGCCGCATTGAGAGAGGTCGAATTGGTCGATCTCGGTATCAATCAGGTGACCGATATCACACCCCTCCGGGATCTGGAACATCTGACCGAGTTGAATCTGGAGCGTAACCCCGATCTCGCCGAGATACTGCCGCTGCGGTTCCGAACCGGCCTGCGCGAGTTGTCGCTGGCATTCACGGCACTTACCCAGATCGAAGGCGACCCCGAGGGCGATGATCTCGGTCCCCTGGGACTCCTCACGAATTTGGAGTTCCTCGATCTGGCGGCAAACGACCTGCGCGATCTCGGGGCCATTTCCGAGCTGGTGAATCTCGAAACCTTGATCCTGTTCGATTGCCAGGTAGAGGATATCAGCCCCCTGGCCGATCTGGTGAACCTGCGGGAACTCCAGTTGTCCGCCAATGGCATCGCGGATATCGGCGTGCTCACCGCCTTCGAATCGCTTCAACTACTGACCCTTCAAATGAACCAGGTCCAGGATCTTGCTCCACTGGTGGCCAACCCCGGGTTGGGCTTCAACGACGTGGTCCGACTTACGGGCAATCCGTTGAATGCCGACGCACTCTGCAGCGGAATCCCGACGCTGGAAGCCCGCGGTGTGATAGTGGAAGTGGATCAGACCTGTGTGGCGCAATAG
- a CDS encoding sigma-54-dependent Fis family transcriptional regulator, with translation MRMIVIDDDKALGRSLQIHLERVGHSVDVTHTAAQGLDLLLENGYDLAFIDLNLPDMTGIDILRKFKDIRHNTFTVMITGMQDSKSTIEAVRLGAFDYIRKPLDLDAVMVTVEKVAHQFENLTPGKFQRVFAGTAGGPHEIVGSHPGIIEVLKQIALTAESRVPVLVQGETGTGKELVARALHDTSTPQEPFVAVNCSAVVSTLLESELFGHVKGAFTGADGDKPGKLEVAGSGTIFFDEIGDMSYDLQAKLLRVLQERVFERVGSTKTMPFRARVIAATHRDLKSMVMEQKFRDDLYYRLAVSTIHVPPLRDRRSDIAGLAENMLARLGQELHKEIDGISEAALKCCENYDWPGNIRELNNVLTRAVLLSRGPVISEQGILSAMGNGTTAGISTDELKPLRDVERDYVYRVLLSTDWNISRASEILDITRVTLRKKIEDYGLAKP, from the coding sequence ATGCGCATGATCGTAATAGACGATGACAAGGCCCTTGGCCGCTCACTCCAGATTCACTTGGAGCGGGTGGGGCATTCGGTCGATGTTACACATACGGCGGCGCAAGGCCTGGACCTGCTGCTCGAGAACGGTTATGACTTGGCCTTCATCGATCTTAACCTTCCCGATATGACGGGCATCGATATTCTGCGCAAGTTCAAAGATATCCGGCACAACACGTTCACGGTCATGATCACGGGGATGCAGGATTCGAAATCTACGATCGAAGCAGTGCGTCTCGGGGCCTTTGACTATATCCGAAAGCCGCTGGATCTGGACGCGGTAATGGTCACAGTCGAGAAAGTGGCCCACCAGTTTGAGAACCTCACTCCAGGAAAGTTTCAACGCGTCTTTGCGGGCACTGCGGGTGGCCCGCATGAAATCGTGGGTTCGCATCCAGGCATCATCGAAGTGCTCAAACAGATCGCACTCACCGCGGAGAGTCGTGTGCCCGTCCTGGTGCAGGGCGAAACGGGAACCGGAAAGGAACTGGTGGCGCGCGCACTTCATGACACCAGTACGCCGCAGGAACCCTTTGTGGCCGTCAACTGTTCCGCCGTTGTTTCCACGCTGCTGGAGAGCGAGTTGTTCGGGCATGTGAAAGGCGCATTTACGGGGGCTGATGGGGACAAACCAGGCAAGTTGGAGGTGGCCGGGTCGGGGACTATATTCTTCGATGAAATTGGAGACATGTCCTACGACCTTCAAGCAAAACTTCTGCGCGTATTACAAGAGCGAGTTTTTGAGCGCGTCGGGAGCACCAAGACCATGCCGTTCCGCGCACGGGTTATTGCCGCGACCCATCGAGATCTAAAGTCGATGGTTATGGAGCAGAAGTTTCGCGACGACCTGTATTATCGGCTGGCGGTGTCGACCATCCATGTTCCGCCGCTGCGCGACAGGCGATCGGACATCGCGGGTCTGGCCGAAAACATGCTGGCGCGGCTCGGCCAGGAACTGCACAAGGAGATAGACGGAATCAGCGAAGCGGCGCTCAAGTGCTGCGAGAATTATGACTGGCCGGGAAATATTCGCGAGCTGAACAACGTCTTGACGCGAGCCGTACTGCTTTCCCGAGGGCCGGTCATCAGCGAGCAGGGCATTCTGTCGGCTATGGGCAACGGAACGACTGCGGGGATTTCGACTGACGAACTCAAGCCCCTTCGCGACGTCGAGCGAGACTACGTGTATCGGGTACTGTTGTCCACAGACTGGAATATTTCGAGGGCCTCGGAAATCCTCGATATTACACGCGTAACGTTACGCAAGAAGATTGAGGACTATGGATTGGCTAAGCCGTAA
- a CDS encoding VCBS repeat-containing protein translates to MWRNRPPAITCAGYAGEALASIAVFLMGAVPAWSEAAPPAFEKHLIDGDFANGYQVSTADLDRDGDLDVIALSTQPSQLVWYRNPDWARFSISTATQRNIDAAPHDIDGDGDADLAVASDFDLGDSRNGGTLQWLENPGDPVSNPEWVVHPIDAIPTSHRVRWADMDGDGKKELINLPIIGVGATPPDYAVGLQFRAYHPPVDPTAPWTSTLLDDTLCMAHGLLIAPRDEGGGTVIFTASFDGVHRFEWKTGVVEKTQLGVGHAGTRPAQGTSEVGLGRVNKGELRFIATIEPWHGNEVVVYSGRDGDPLPWPRTVIDESLVDGHALVCLDVDRDGTDEIIAGGRGGSHEVLLFRWSGTGWQRQVIDAVGVAMAGLTVGDVNGDGSPDLVATGTATHDVVWYESRGAQVDSSRN, encoded by the coding sequence GTGTGGCGCAATAGACCGCCCGCGATAACGTGCGCGGGGTACGCGGGCGAAGCGCTCGCGTCAATTGCGGTCTTCCTGATGGGGGCCGTGCCCGCCTGGAGCGAAGCAGCGCCGCCGGCCTTTGAAAAGCACCTGATTGATGGGGACTTCGCCAACGGCTATCAGGTCAGCACGGCCGATCTGGACCGGGACGGCGATTTGGATGTAATTGCCCTTTCGACCCAGCCGTCCCAACTGGTGTGGTATCGAAACCCCGACTGGGCGCGCTTTTCTATCAGTACCGCAACGCAGCGGAACATCGACGCCGCGCCCCACGATATCGATGGTGACGGTGACGCCGATCTCGCGGTGGCGAGCGACTTCGACCTTGGGGATTCCCGCAATGGCGGCACGCTTCAATGGCTGGAGAATCCAGGTGATCCTGTGAGCAACCCCGAGTGGGTTGTTCATCCCATTGACGCGATTCCCACGTCGCACCGTGTTCGCTGGGCGGACATGGACGGCGATGGGAAAAAGGAACTGATCAACTTGCCGATTATCGGAGTCGGCGCCACCCCACCCGATTACGCCGTCGGGCTTCAGTTTCGCGCCTATCACCCACCCGTGGACCCGACGGCGCCCTGGACTTCGACCTTGTTAGACGATACGCTCTGCATGGCGCATGGCCTGCTGATCGCGCCCCGGGATGAGGGCGGAGGGACCGTCATTTTCACGGCCAGTTTTGATGGCGTCCATCGTTTTGAATGGAAAACGGGTGTTGTGGAGAAAACCCAACTCGGCGTGGGCCACGCTGGAACCCGTCCAGCCCAGGGAACAAGCGAGGTTGGACTGGGGCGCGTGAACAAGGGCGAGCTGCGATTTATCGCAACGATTGAACCATGGCATGGGAATGAGGTGGTGGTATACAGCGGGCGGGATGGCGATCCGCTACCCTGGCCCCGAACGGTCATCGATGAATCGCTGGTGGACGGCCACGCACTGGTCTGCCTCGATGTGGACCGAGATGGGACGGACGAGATCATTGCCGGAGGCCGAGGTGGCTCCCACGAAGTACTCCTGTTCCGTTGGAGCGGGACAGGTTGGCAACGCCAGGTCATTGATGCAGTGGGCGTGGCAATGGCGGGGCTAACTGTAGGAGACGTGAATGGCGACGGGAGTCCAGATCTCGTTGCAACCGGAACGGCGACGCACGATGTTGTCTGGTACGAGAGCAGGGGCGCGCAAGTAGATTCTTCGAGAAATTGA
- a CDS encoding sensor histidine kinase, with product MFFALTLLSLLPLVSTAYQGYHCGRMVVMDLLQQHAISVAEVHQTMFTQWLEERTQDTDAIASMPLVTDCLEKILGERDDAAVKILGDTLRTVQSAGAIYEQLEIFDSTWRLVASSRDGKHSDARLVDPDFQEHVRDAAGVYFGQVHRHREGDMGTHFGRRIRDGNGETLGYLVANLNLTTSLTPLLTDRSGLWSTGAVYIVNAESRPIIGTNDNSGEPSLVPPRRDETGMGDHSGGVAPRSARHALKTIGASMPLPINDWRVVVDIDMEEAMATVRVLLYRALGMVSAALLAVVLVSLWLSRLLGSPLANLASVARKISAGHSDERLEPMHLREADEVRSAFNQMLDELRDKEAVIVRSAKLAIVGELTSRVVHEMRNPLSSIKMNLQALKRSSDLDAGDQELAEIATEQAQRLERMLNELLLYGRPVELHLEPVAVARLFESALADVRGGAEERGVTIESGLDEALGTTSISVDPDQFSRVLTNLLKNAIEASPAGARVRLCAHASELQASEIVIEVRDTGVGVRPEHQELLFKPFFTTKGNGTGLGLANVRKIVELHAGRVHAESISSGGTRFIVEMPCTSATASPC from the coding sequence GTGTTTTTCGCGCTGACCCTCCTCTCTCTGTTGCCGCTCGTGAGTACAGCCTATCAAGGTTATCACTGCGGGCGGATGGTGGTCATGGACCTGCTGCAGCAGCATGCCATTTCGGTTGCCGAGGTCCATCAGACCATGTTTACACAGTGGCTCGAAGAGCGAACGCAGGACACCGACGCGATTGCCAGTATGCCCCTCGTCACCGACTGTCTTGAGAAAATTCTAGGAGAACGCGATGATGCCGCAGTCAAGATCCTGGGCGACACCCTTCGCACCGTCCAGTCTGCCGGCGCAATCTATGAGCAATTGGAAATCTTTGATTCCACATGGAGGCTGGTCGCGTCGTCCCGGGATGGCAAACACTCCGACGCCCGATTAGTCGATCCCGATTTTCAAGAACACGTGCGCGATGCCGCTGGAGTCTACTTCGGCCAGGTCCACCGGCACCGTGAAGGCGACATGGGGACACACTTCGGAAGGAGGATCCGCGATGGCAACGGTGAGACACTAGGCTACCTCGTCGCAAATCTCAATCTGACCACGAGCCTGACGCCGCTGCTCACGGATCGCAGCGGACTATGGAGTACGGGGGCAGTCTATATTGTTAACGCGGAATCTCGACCTATCATTGGAACCAACGACAACAGTGGGGAGCCTTCCCTCGTGCCGCCACGAAGGGATGAAACAGGAATGGGCGATCACTCTGGCGGTGTAGCCCCCCGTTCAGCGCGCCACGCGCTCAAGACAATTGGCGCATCGATGCCCCTCCCGATAAATGATTGGCGGGTGGTCGTCGATATCGATATGGAAGAGGCCATGGCCACCGTACGTGTCCTGCTCTATCGAGCCCTCGGGATGGTAAGTGCTGCGTTGCTCGCGGTGGTTCTGGTTTCACTCTGGCTCTCCAGATTGCTGGGGAGCCCCCTCGCCAATCTGGCCTCGGTCGCGCGAAAAATTTCCGCCGGGCATTCCGACGAACGATTGGAACCAATGCATTTGCGCGAAGCCGACGAAGTGCGCAGCGCATTCAATCAGATGCTGGATGAGCTTCGGGACAAGGAAGCCGTGATTGTACGCTCCGCGAAACTGGCAATTGTCGGAGAACTCACTTCGCGTGTCGTCCACGAAATGCGCAATCCCCTCTCCTCAATCAAGATGAATCTTCAAGCGCTCAAACGGTCTTCCGATTTGGATGCCGGCGATCAGGAACTTGCGGAAATCGCAACAGAGCAGGCCCAGCGGCTGGAACGTATGCTCAATGAATTGCTGCTCTACGGGCGGCCAGTTGAACTGCATCTGGAGCCTGTGGCTGTTGCCCGCCTTTTTGAGTCGGCGCTCGCCGACGTACGCGGTGGCGCAGAAGAGAGGGGGGTGACCATTGAGTCCGGTTTGGACGAAGCACTTGGGACCACCTCCATTTCCGTCGACCCGGATCAATTCTCTCGGGTGCTCACGAATCTGCTGAAGAACGCGATAGAGGCGTCTCCCGCCGGAGCCAGGGTCCGGTTATGCGCCCATGCCTCCGAACTACAGGCCTCTGAGATAGTCATTGAAGTGCGGGATACGGGTGTCGGAGTTCGTCCGGAGCATCAGGAGCTACTCTTCAAACCCTTTTTCACCACCAAGGGCAATGGTACAGGTCTGGGCCTCGCCAATGTGCGCAAGATTGTGGAGTTACACGCCGGGCGCGTTCACGCGGAAAGCATCTCCTCAGGCGGCACAAGGTTCATCGTCGAAATGCCTTGTACCTCCGCGACCGCCTCGCCGTGCTGA